The DNA segment TCCTCGCTTTCATGTTGACGCAGCAGATCTTCGTATTGCTGTTTCCAATCTTTCTCATTCATCGCTTATCGCCATATTCACGAGTGTATTTTACGCTTTGCTGCCAGGCCGTTCGCACCCAATTCATGGCAAATCCATTACACTCTGTTGAGGGCTTGTTCAAGCGACCATAGGCAGCACAACATCCTTCGGTAATTCTATCTCCAGACTGACCGGCAAGTGATCAGAGTGGGCATAGTTGAGCACTTCAGACTTGGACACTTTCAGGCTTGGGGATGCCAGAATATGGTCAAGCTTGCGGCTCGGGCGCCAGCTTGGAAAGGTCAGCATGTCACAGGGACTACCCTGCAGGTTGGTCCGTTCGATCAAATAGCGAAACTCCTGGGAACTGCAGCCACAGTTGAAATCGCCCATTAAAACCAGATGCGAGTAGTGAGATACCAGATCGCTGACATAGGAGAGTTGGCGCAAGCGTGCCCGGCGTCCCAACGCCAGGTGCATCATGCAGATGCCCAGGGGCTTTTCATTGGTCTCGAACTCCATCAGTACCGCGCCCCGTCCAGGCAATCCGGGCAACCGGTACTCTGAGATGTTGCTTGGCTCAACCCGGCTGAGCACCCCATTGCTATGTTGCGCCAACTTGCCCAGCTTTCGATTCACCTGTCGGTACCAGAAGGGGAATCCCGCATGCTCAGCGAGATAGGCCGTCTGATCGATGAAACCGCTGCGCAGGCTGCCTGAGTCGACCTCCTGCAATCCGACCACATCGAAATCCTTCAACAGGTGAGCAATCCGGTTCAGGTTATCCTGCTGCTGTTTGTGGGGCAGCATCTGTTTCCAGCCATTGGTCACATACTCACGATAGCGTCTGGTATCGGCCCCGGCCTGGATGTTATAGCTCAGCAGGCGGAGTCGGTCTGTACCATCCAGGGCGACCTGATTCTGAATAATTTGATTCGGCATGGTTTCTGTGGCGCGGCTTTTGATTATATTACTCCGGTTACTTTAAATTTTACGGCAACCCAGGTTAAAAACTTGAGCGCGGTTGCGCAAGTTTTTAAAACAATAGCACGCAAATGCAAAAAGGCGGCCCGGAGCCGCCTTTTTATATCGATTATACATACAGAAAAGGCAGGTTATCTGCTAAGTCCTTGTATATATTGAGCCACAGCCGCCATCTCCTCGTCACTCATTCGAGTCACTACACCCTGCATCATGTTGCTCGCATCATTGGTGCGCTTGCCATCACGAAAGTCCTTCAGTGACTTCTCCACATAGGCGGCATGCTGGCCGGCAATGGCGGGGA comes from the Candidatus Thiodiazotropha sp. CDECU1 genome and includes:
- a CDS encoding endonuclease/exonuclease/phosphatase family protein, with product MPNQIIQNQVALDGTDRLRLLSYNIQAGADTRRYREYVTNGWKQMLPHKQQQDNLNRIAHLLKDFDVVGLQEVDSGSLRSGFIDQTAYLAEHAGFPFWYRQVNRKLGKLAQHSNGVLSRVEPSNISEYRLPGLPGRGAVLMEFETNEKPLGICMMHLALGRRARLRQLSYVSDLVSHYSHLVLMGDFNCGCSSQEFRYLIERTNLQGSPCDMLTFPSWRPSRKLDHILASPSLKVSKSEVLNYAHSDHLPVSLEIELPKDVVLPMVA